The following nucleotide sequence is from Tardiphaga sp. 709.
CATTTCAGGCTGTCCACCTTCAGGCGATCTCGCTGGACCTTGGCGTGGTTCGCTACAGTCTTCTTGCCATCAATGACGATGTCGCCGGATTCGTTGAACGCGATCACCAGGATCTGCTCGACGTAGTAGTCGCACATGGCCTCTCTTGCGCGCGTGTAGTTGTCGCGGAACTCTGGCTGCCTCTCTAGCCACCTATAGACCGTGTTTCGATCTGGCATACCTGCTTCACGGCAAATCTCAAGCAGACCTTTGCCAGCTATCATCTGCTCACAGATCAAATCCGCCTTTTTCTTTGAATATTCCGATGGTCGCGCCATTGGTCTCTCTGGTTACGGGTTACGTTACGGTTACGTTACGGGTTACGGAATTCAGGGTCTGATGGTTACGTTACGTTACGTCCCCCTATAAGGGACGTAACTCCGTAACCGACCGAGCCCTTCAATCATGGTTCACCGTCCATCGCTCACCGAGCTGGCGGATCATGCCTTTGCCCTTGAGCGCTTGCTTGATGTCGTGGAGCGTGGCTTTGCGCTTGGTGCCGATATCGAGCGCGCGGGCCTTCTCGTTCCAGTCCTCGGTGGAGAGGCCGATGGCGCCGGCATCGTGGAGAATGCCAAACATGGTTCGTTCGTTGGCAGTCAGCCTGTCCTTGGCTTTCGTCGCAACTTGCGATGATTGCTCTGCCGGTTCCACGATGTTGACCGTGATAGGGTCGCCGTCGTCGTCGGTGCCGAATTCGAACAATCTGGACTTGAAGCTGAATACCGGGCCTTCGGCCATATCGTTGGCCTTCACCACCGTGGCGGTCTTCACGTCGTCGCCGGCAATGGTCACAAGCATGTCCACGTCCCCGTAGAGCGCATTGGAACCTCTGGCGCCGCGTTCCACGTCCTTGCCGGTATGTCCTACCAGCGCGACGTGTGGCGCAGCCCCTATCTTTCCCAGAGCGTCCTTGATGCGTTGAATGTTGGTGAAGACGCGGCCCTGATCCTTGGCCTTATCTTCGTCACCACCACCGGCAGCAATCAGCTTGGCGAAAGTGTCGAAGATCACCAGCCCGGTTACATGACCCATCACGTATTCGCTGTTCTTGATAGTCTGCAGAACCTTGTTGACGCTGGCCGGGTCCATCAGATCGAGCGTGCCGGGAACAACCGTGATGCTCGGCATGTCTTCCGGCAGGCGTCCCCCGTTGGCCTTTGACCATTCACCGACATGAGCGCGAAGACGGCGGCGTACCAGATCGGCCCGCTCCAGTGCGAAGTAGACCACATTCCAGATACTCTTGTGCTTGAACCCGTGCCAGTCGTCTCCCCAGGCCGTGCATATAGCCAGCTCAGCCATCAGCGCAGACTTGAGACCGCCGGGCGGCGCCACCCATGCCGACGTTTCACCTCGGGCAATGATGCCCTTCATGATCCACGGCTTGGGCGTGATGACAGTATCGCGCGCCAACTCGTCCAGCGTTTCGAATGGCATTCCGGGGCCATATCGATCGCGCCGGATGGCGATAGCGTCAAGCTGGTCGTTATTCATGGATTGTACGTTCATGCGTCACCTCGCAATGCTGCGCAGATGATCCGCTGAATGAGGCCGGGGCCTTCGCACCTAACCAACCCGTTAGCTGTGGCCAGATCCTCTAGGAAATCCACAATGCAACGACGGCGAGCCGGGTCGTCATAGATGATGCTGGCCATCCGAAAGGCTTCATCCTCGAACGCCCATAGCCGGGCATTGGCGACATTGCTTCGCGCCAAACGCATGGCGCTCGTGATATCTTCATACTCAACGCGGTGCTCTGCGGCTGCCGTGCTCAAAATTCTTCCACCTCCCAGCCGCCACCATGCTTTTTGGCCTTCACCTTCACCGCAATGAAGCGGAACGGATAGATCGACGCCGCAACCTTGATTTTCACGCGTGCATCGTCCTGCCAGAAGCCTTTCACTTCATGGGATTCCAGGTATCCGTCCGATGTCAGAACGATGAAGTCGGGCGAATAAAACGTGTTGTCGGCAAGCCGTAGCTTCATCGGTTCAAACTTGAACCACTGGATGTCGCCGGCCATGCGGCGCTGATCCAAATGTTCGGCATATGCTTGCTCGGTTTTGTTCATCTCGCCGGTCTGCAGCCGGCCAAGCGCGTAGAATGCCTTCATTCGGCACCGCCTTGCAGGCCACCCAGTAGTCCAGCAACCGGCGGGACAAGCGCTCTGCGACGTTCGACCTCGTCGCAGCCCTTGCGGCGCGCCATCTCGAACGAGACGACGATTTCACTTAGCTCGGCAGTGGTGAGGTTGAAGAACGATCCGGTCGAGCCGCAGGCCCAATCGATGATTTTCTCAATCTGGCTTTCAAGGTTTTGCTTCATGACGCCACCTCGCCAAAAACGAGAGGCGCCAGGATCGAAGCCATGGCCGTACTTACGGGACAGCGGCTTGCCAATCGTGATGTTTGCAAACGTCGAGCGATATCGCTAGAATCCGCTTCGTTCCGTGCCAACAGAACTACATTCGGAATCGGGCTGCCTTCGCCGGGGCGGCCCTTTTCTTTGATCAGGGTCATGCGCTTATGCCACCTCTTGCGAAGTGGACTTGCGAAGCCCGCCGTTGATGAAAGCTTCGATGTCCTCGGGACGATAAGCTACGCGGCGTCCCAATCGGACGAACTGCGGCCCCATACCTTTAACTCGCCAACCGTCTAAGGTTGCCTTGGCTACTCCCAAGGTCTGTGCGGTCTCTTCAA
It contains:
- a CDS encoding AAA family ATPase, encoding MNVQSMNNDQLDAIAIRRDRYGPGMPFETLDELARDTVITPKPWIMKGIIARGETSAWVAPPGGLKSALMAELAICTAWGDDWHGFKHKSIWNVVYFALERADLVRRRLRAHVGEWSKANGGRLPEDMPSITVVPGTLDLMDPASVNKVLQTIKNSEYVMGHVTGLVIFDTFAKLIAAGGGDEDKAKDQGRVFTNIQRIKDALGKIGAAPHVALVGHTGKDVERGARGSNALYGDVDMLVTIAGDDVKTATVVKANDMAEGPVFSFKSRLFEFGTDDDGDPITVNIVEPAEQSSQVATKAKDRLTANERTMFGILHDAGAIGLSTEDWNEKARALDIGTKRKATLHDIKQALKGKGMIRQLGERWTVNHD
- a CDS encoding DUF1064 domain-containing protein, which encodes MKAFYALGRLQTGEMNKTEQAYAEHLDQRRMAGDIQWFKFEPMKLRLADNTFYSPDFIVLTSDGYLESHEVKGFWQDDARVKIKVAASIYPFRFIAVKVKAKKHGGGWEVEEF
- a CDS encoding helix-turn-helix domain-containing protein, giving the protein MTALKSVEETAQTLGVAKATLDGWRVKGMGPQFVRLGRRVAYRPEDIEAFINGGLRKSTSQEVA